The following proteins are encoded in a genomic region of Gemmatimonadota bacterium:
- a CDS encoding Fur family transcriptional regulator encodes MSNPARVAPFVRIFSRYLRDRGLPVTQQREAIAQVIFSSEEHLSVEEIERRLRDRGERIGKATVYRTLDLLVKSKLVAEHDFGEGFKRYEHRLSAEPEHEHLICLGCGDVQEFQSRELTRIEQSLQAEFGFRPTRHRLEIYGVCAECHQAGVELPNEGLTCPVDAL; translated from the coding sequence GTGAGCAACCCGGCCCGCGTCGCACCGTTCGTCCGCATCTTCAGCCGCTACCTGCGCGACCGGGGCCTGCCCGTCACCCAGCAGCGGGAGGCCATCGCACAGGTCATCTTCTCGTCCGAGGAGCACCTGTCGGTGGAGGAGATCGAGCGGCGGTTGCGGGACCGGGGCGAACGCATCGGCAAGGCCACCGTCTACCGCACGCTCGACCTGCTCGTGAAGAGCAAGCTGGTGGCCGAGCACGACTTCGGCGAAGGCTTCAAGCGCTACGAGCACCGGTTGTCGGCCGAGCCCGAGCACGAGCATCTCATCTGCCTCGGGTGTGGCGACGTGCAGGAGTTCCAGAGCCGCGAGCTCACCCGTATCGAACAGAGCCTGCAAGCCGAGTTCGGATTCCGGCCCACCCGGCACCGCCTCGAGATCTACGGCGTGTGCGCGGAGTGCCACCAGGCCGGGGTCGAGCTGCCCAACGAAGGACTCACCTGTCCGGTCGACGCGCTCTGA
- a CDS encoding cytochrome c biogenesis protein CcdA translates to MNESVGVLVAFSAGILSFLSPCVLPLVPSYLSFVTGMSLEDLKEGVDRRATLLHSLLFVAGFTLVFVLLGASASFLGQFFRAYEVWVARLGGVLLVVLGLHLMGIFRLTPLLREKRLHLAERPAGVLGTLGVGAAFGAGWTPCIGPVLGGVLTLAGTSETFWSGVGLLFVYSAGLAVPFLLSALALDRFLQGFRRFRGVLSWVERLSGALLVVLGLLLLTGTFSVLSNYLVRLTPGWLLDRI, encoded by the coding sequence GTGAACGAATCCGTCGGCGTGTTGGTGGCCTTCAGCGCGGGGATCCTGAGCTTCCTGTCGCCGTGCGTGCTGCCGCTGGTCCCGAGCTACCTGTCCTTCGTGACCGGGATGAGCCTGGAGGACCTGAAGGAGGGCGTGGACCGCCGGGCCACGCTCCTGCACTCCCTGCTCTTCGTGGCCGGCTTCACGCTCGTGTTCGTGCTGCTCGGGGCCAGCGCCTCGTTCCTGGGCCAGTTCTTCCGGGCCTACGAGGTGTGGGTGGCGCGGCTGGGTGGGGTGCTGCTCGTCGTGCTGGGGCTGCACCTCATGGGGATCTTCCGTCTCACCCCGCTCCTGCGCGAGAAGCGCCTGCACCTCGCGGAGCGCCCGGCTGGTGTGCTGGGCACGTTGGGCGTGGGCGCCGCGTTCGGGGCGGGCTGGACGCCCTGCATCGGGCCGGTCCTGGGGGGTGTGCTCACGCTGGCCGGGACGTCCGAGACGTTCTGGTCCGGGGTGGGGCTCCTGTTCGTGTACTCGGCGGGGCTGGCCGTCCCGTTCCTGCTGTCCGCCCTCGCGCTCGACCGCTTCCTCCAGGGCTTCCGCCGCTTCCGCGGCGTGCTGTCCTGGGTGGAGCGGCTGTCGGGCGCGCTCCTGGTGGTGCTGGGACTGCTTCTCCTCACGGGGACCTTCAGCGTCCTGTCCAACTACCTGGTGCGCCTCACGCCCGGGTGGTTGCTGGACCGGATCTGA
- a CDS encoding DHH family phosphoesterase, whose translation MRNASRVVLTTHVNADGDGAGAEAAVLRWVRARGAECWIINPTRFPDTFSFLLPDSGAFLDAGSARATEVAASADRVIVLDTGEAPRIGRVKSMTDHVPKTVVDHHLPGDAPITGVALRDAGACATGELVYDLLLADGADITRPIAEAVYVAVMTDTGSFRFSNATPSAHIIAAELIERGVHPEEIYERVYGTSSLDRYRLLSSSLAELDVDEDAGVAWMTVPAEAFDTWSVTPEDLDGFVDYPRSVRGAEIGLLFRSTASGDTKISFRSRGRVDVNALARQFGGGGHAKASGALVRAPVEEVRDQVLDAARRAVRRARGDRGAADTRKS comes from the coding sequence GTGCGCAACGCGTCGCGCGTCGTGCTCACCACGCACGTCAATGCGGATGGGGACGGCGCGGGAGCGGAGGCGGCCGTGCTGCGCTGGGTGCGCGCACGGGGCGCCGAGTGCTGGATCATCAATCCCACGCGCTTCCCCGACACCTTCTCGTTCCTGTTGCCCGACTCCGGGGCCTTCCTGGACGCGGGTAGCGCACGGGCCACGGAGGTCGCCGCTTCGGCGGACCGCGTCATCGTCCTGGACACGGGAGAGGCGCCGCGCATCGGCCGGGTCAAGAGCATGACCGACCACGTGCCCAAGACCGTGGTGGATCACCACCTTCCCGGGGACGCACCCATCACCGGGGTCGCACTGCGCGACGCCGGCGCCTGCGCCACGGGTGAGCTCGTGTACGACCTCCTCCTGGCGGACGGGGCCGACATCACCCGTCCCATCGCCGAGGCCGTCTACGTGGCGGTCATGACCGACACGGGCTCGTTCCGCTTCAGCAACGCCACACCGTCCGCGCACATCATCGCCGCCGAGCTGATCGAACGGGGGGTCCACCCCGAGGAGATCTACGAGCGCGTGTACGGCACGTCGTCCCTGGATCGCTACCGGCTCCTTTCGTCCTCGCTGGCCGAGCTGGACGTGGACGAGGACGCCGGGGTGGCCTGGATGACCGTGCCGGCCGAGGCCTTCGACACCTGGTCGGTCACGCCCGAGGACCTCGACGGCTTCGTGGACTACCCGCGCTCGGTGCGTGGGGCCGAGATCGGTCTGCTGTTCCGGAGCACGGCGAGCGGCGACACCAAGATCTCGTTCCGCTCCCGCGGCCGGGTGGACGTCAACGCCCTGGCCCGGCAGTTCGGCGGGGGCGGGCACGCCAAGGCGTCGGGCGCGTTGGTGCGGGCGCCGGTGGAGGAGGTGCGCGATCAGGTCCTCGACGCCGCGCGGCGGGCCGTCCGGCGGGCACGCGGCGACCGGGGCGCGGCGGATACGCGAAAGTCGTAG
- the speB gene encoding agmatinase: MTGPFGDARLQDLPFELPHRFLGLDDAAGDFDAAGAVVLPVPYESTTSFGGGTRRGPHAIIEASRYVETYDQELDCEPCALGVHTLPALELTRAGAASAMEELEEAYGRVLEAVGSRFLLMLGGEHSISAPAIRAVARAAGQRIQVLQFDAHADLRAEYEGSPASHASAMARVLDHADVLAVGIRGVSTEEIEVSRAHAGSHLIFADDMWQDDTWMDRALERLGDPVYITFDVDYFDPALVPSTGTPEPGGGDWYRTLHFLRRVFQERTVLAADIVELAPIPGLHAPDFLVAKLAYKFLAYRYERVRGG; this comes from the coding sequence GTGACCGGGCCCTTCGGTGACGCACGTCTGCAGGATCTGCCGTTCGAGTTGCCCCACCGCTTCCTCGGCCTGGACGACGCGGCCGGCGACTTCGACGCCGCGGGCGCCGTCGTGCTGCCCGTACCGTACGAGTCGACCACGTCGTTCGGCGGGGGGACGCGGCGCGGGCCGCACGCGATCATCGAGGCGTCCCGGTACGTGGAGACCTACGACCAGGAGCTCGACTGCGAGCCGTGCGCGCTGGGCGTGCATACGCTGCCCGCGCTGGAGCTGACGCGCGCCGGCGCGGCGTCCGCGATGGAGGAGCTGGAGGAGGCCTACGGGCGCGTCCTCGAGGCGGTGGGCTCGCGCTTCCTGCTGATGCTGGGGGGCGAGCACTCCATCTCCGCCCCGGCCATCCGGGCGGTGGCCCGCGCAGCGGGGCAGCGCATCCAGGTGCTGCAGTTCGACGCCCACGCCGACCTGCGTGCGGAGTACGAGGGATCGCCCGCCAGCCACGCCTCCGCCATGGCGCGCGTGCTGGATCACGCCGACGTGCTGGCCGTGGGCATCCGTGGCGTCAGCACGGAGGAGATCGAGGTCAGCCGTGCCCATGCCGGCTCGCACCTGATCTTCGCCGACGACATGTGGCAGGACGACACCTGGATGGACCGGGCGCTCGAGCGGCTCGGGGATCCGGTCTACATCACCTTCGACGTGGATTACTTCGACCCGGCGCTCGTGCCGTCCACCGGCACACCCGAGCCCGGGGGCGGCGACTGGTACCGCACGCTGCACTTCCTGCGGCGCGTGTTCCAGGAGCGCACGGTGCTGGCCGCCGACATCGTGGAGCTGGCGCCCATCCCGGGCCTGCACGCGCCCGACTTCCTGGTCGCGAAGCTCGCCTACAAGTTCCTGGCCTACCGCTACGAGCGGGTGCGGGGCGGCTGA
- a CDS encoding PHP domain-containing protein: MSERLRIDLHLHTRGSFDCLSDPEDVLARARARGVERIAITDHNAIDVALEMAARHPDRVIPGEEVKTAEGIDVIGLYLSELIPKGTPARETCERIRAQGGIAYLPHPFARGKGGGGQLVEPLVPWLDVIEVFNGRLRPPELNDRAEQVAERHRLLRGAGSDAHTLGEVAACWVEVPAHLNRPSELLDALARAEPHGVTSHPVVHVASTWAKVRKALPF; the protein is encoded by the coding sequence GTGAGCGAGCGGCTGCGGATCGACCTGCACCTGCATACCCGCGGTTCCTTCGACTGTCTCTCGGATCCCGAAGACGTGCTGGCCCGCGCCCGCGCCCGCGGGGTGGAGCGCATCGCCATCACCGACCACAACGCGATCGACGTCGCCCTGGAGATGGCGGCGCGCCATCCGGATCGCGTCATCCCCGGCGAGGAGGTCAAGACGGCGGAGGGAATCGACGTCATCGGCCTCTACCTGAGCGAGCTGATCCCCAAGGGGACACCCGCGCGGGAGACGTGCGAGCGCATCCGGGCGCAGGGCGGGATCGCCTACCTCCCGCATCCGTTCGCACGCGGGAAGGGTGGCGGCGGTCAGCTGGTGGAGCCGCTGGTGCCGTGGCTGGACGTGATCGAGGTGTTCAACGGTCGGCTCCGCCCGCCGGAGCTGAACGACCGGGCGGAGCAGGTGGCGGAGCGCCACCGACTCCTGCGTGGTGCAGGGTCGGACGCGCACACGCTCGGTGAGGTCGCGGCGTGTTGGGTCGAGGTGCCCGCACACCTCAACCGGCCCTCGGAGCTGCTTGACGCGCTGGCGCGCGCCGAACCCCACGGGGTCACGTCCCACCCGGTGGTGCACGTGGCGTCCACCTGGGCCAAGGTCCGCAAGGCGCTCCCGTTCTGA
- a CDS encoding GNAT family N-acetyltransferase has protein sequence MQVQTCARAEREAVVDTLVSAFRGYPVMRFVLGERADDASDAHLRALVGYYVDRRFLQGWPVLALRGPESMRAAILVSEPGPWDEAIARRELAALRALIGNAAFERMQRFEAASDANEPASHHLFVGMVGVRPEWQGRGYGLALLDHVRELARAGGYDGVCLSTEDPDNLAFYARAGFAVVSEARVDTLTTWCLYRDAR, from the coding sequence GTGCAGGTCCAGACCTGTGCGCGCGCCGAGCGCGAGGCGGTGGTGGACACGCTGGTCTCCGCGTTCCGCGGCTATCCCGTGATGCGCTTCGTGTTGGGGGAGCGCGCCGACGACGCGTCCGACGCGCACCTGCGCGCGCTGGTCGGCTACTACGTGGACCGGCGCTTCCTCCAGGGGTGGCCGGTGCTGGCGCTGCGCGGTCCCGAGTCCATGCGCGCCGCCATCCTGGTGAGCGAGCCCGGTCCCTGGGACGAGGCCATCGCGCGCCGGGAGCTCGCCGCGCTGCGCGCCCTGATCGGCAACGCGGCGTTCGAGCGCATGCAGCGCTTCGAGGCGGCCAGCGATGCGAACGAGCCCGCCTCCCACCACCTCTTCGTGGGCATGGTGGGGGTGCGCCCGGAGTGGCAGGGACGGGGGTACGGCCTCGCCCTGCTGGACCACGTGCGGGAGCTGGCGCGCGCGGGCGGATACGACGGCGTGTGCCTGAGCACGGAGGATCCGGACAACCTGGCCTTCTATGCCCGGGCGGGTTTCGCCGTGGTCTCCGAGGCGCGCGTGGACACGCTCACCACGTGGTGCCTGTACCGGGACGCCCGCTGA
- a CDS encoding phospholipase D-like domain-containing protein, whose product MTTESAPDPNGFEAERSPSVLMGAPGEAIRRAMERATGARLTLGNRVSLQFDGPLTFDLWLEAIHKARSFIHFENYILRNDPVGRRFRDALIERAEAGVEVRVLYDWMGCWATPRRYWRPFHKAGVEVRAYNPPSFGDPFGLLQRDHRKLVCVDGEVAFIGGFCVGQEWAGSELEPPWRDTGVEMRGPAAAVAAGAFEQIWALMGEPVPERLMRDPALVPHVGDTPVWLIEGVPWRTRVYRAVQLIAATARERIWITDPYFVTPRPVAEGLMAAARDGVDVRVLVPAHNNWPWVGSLVRSGYRTLLESGVRIFEWQGPMIHAKTAVADGIWCRVGSSNLNAASLLGNWEIDAGILDADLARALEALFLADLASAVEIVLPRRREPTTHHPSAERALQPRTSTLEPLDFQDRLDRWRRSGPGQAGTGLASLVRAGSATLDAIAGRRTLDRENRTVLMTTAAALVVLAILAALAPHIAGWVVAALLGWVGVTTGLRALLQARRARREILEDVRE is encoded by the coding sequence ATGACGACCGAGTCCGCGCCCGACCCGAACGGCTTCGAGGCCGAGCGGTCTCCGTCGGTGCTCATGGGGGCACCCGGCGAGGCCATCCGGCGGGCCATGGAGCGGGCCACGGGCGCGCGACTCACGCTCGGGAACCGCGTCTCGCTGCAGTTCGATGGCCCGCTCACGTTCGACCTGTGGCTGGAGGCCATCCACAAGGCGCGCTCGTTCATCCACTTCGAGAACTACATCCTGCGCAACGATCCCGTGGGCCGACGCTTCCGCGACGCGCTCATCGAGCGGGCCGAGGCCGGGGTCGAGGTACGGGTGCTCTACGATTGGATGGGCTGCTGGGCCACGCCCCGACGCTACTGGCGCCCGTTCCACAAGGCCGGCGTGGAGGTGCGCGCATACAACCCGCCGTCCTTCGGCGACCCGTTCGGGCTGCTGCAGCGCGATCACCGCAAGCTCGTGTGCGTGGACGGCGAGGTCGCATTCATCGGTGGCTTTTGCGTGGGTCAGGAGTGGGCGGGGTCGGAGCTGGAGCCACCCTGGCGGGACACCGGCGTGGAGATGCGCGGACCGGCGGCCGCCGTCGCGGCCGGCGCCTTCGAGCAGATCTGGGCCCTGATGGGCGAGCCGGTGCCCGAACGCCTGATGCGCGACCCGGCGCTGGTGCCCCACGTGGGCGACACGCCGGTCTGGTTGATCGAAGGCGTTCCCTGGCGGACGCGCGTGTATCGCGCGGTGCAGCTCATCGCCGCCACGGCGCGCGAGCGCATCTGGATCACCGACCCCTACTTCGTGACGCCGCGCCCGGTGGCGGAAGGCCTGATGGCCGCCGCGCGCGACGGCGTGGACGTGCGCGTGCTGGTGCCGGCCCACAACAACTGGCCCTGGGTGGGCTCGCTCGTGCGCTCCGGCTACCGGACCCTCCTGGAGTCCGGCGTGCGCATCTTCGAGTGGCAGGGGCCCATGATCCACGCCAAGACGGCCGTCGCCGACGGGATCTGGTGCCGCGTGGGGTCGAGCAACCTGAACGCCGCCAGCCTGCTCGGGAACTGGGAGATCGACGCCGGCATCCTGGACGCGGACCTGGCGCGCGCGCTGGAGGCCCTCTTCCTGGCCGACCTGGCCAGCGCGGTGGAGATCGTGCTCCCGCGGCGGCGGGAGCCGACCACGCATCACCCCTCCGCCGAGCGGGCGCTGCAGCCGCGCACGTCCACGCTGGAGCCGCTCGACTTCCAGGACCGCCTGGACCGCTGGCGGCGCTCGGGCCCGGGCCAGGCGGGGACGGGGCTCGCGAGCCTGGTGCGCGCGGGCTCGGCCACGCTGGACGCGATCGCCGGCCGCCGCACATTGGATCGCGAGAACCGCACCGTGCTCATGACCACGGCGGCGGCGCTCGTCGTATTGGCCATCCTGGCCGCGCTGGCCCCGCATATCGCGGGGTGGGTGGTCGCGGCCCTGCTGGGTTGGGTCGGGGTGACGACGGGCCTGCGCGCGCTGCTGCAGGCCCGGCGTGCGCGCCGGGAGATCCTGGAGGACGTACGCGAGTGA
- a CDS encoding ABC transporter ATP-binding protein: MSHLRAVLPYFRPYRRGMALGLFLVVLANVFQTVQPWLVKLAVDALGDSGTTPADLLRLAGLLVLAALLGGAARYGMRELLNGVSRRMECDLRDDLFAHLQRLDASFFGKYRTGDLMTRAAQDTSAVRMAVGPAIMYAVNTIVGFAFGLTLMLWISPRLTAWALVPMVLLPVSVLFFGRIIHRRYEQIQEQLSTLSTMVQENLTGVRIVRAYVQEDAQRARFGELNREYMQRNVDLVRASGLFHPLLSLLAGGGIVIVLWVGGLEIIAGRITIGDFVAFVTYLGMLTWPLIALGWVVNLFQRGAASMGRLNRILALHPAIDTAADAVPLPDGPLTLEFRGVGFRYPDTERVVLDDVSFRVEPGMRVAVVGPTGSGKSTLVSLLPRLYDPTDGEILLNGIPLPRYDLHALRHAIGFVPQDAFLFSTSIRANLALGLDAGQPDTEARVEDAARVAQLDETVRDFPRGYDTALGERGINLSGGQKQRATLARALARDPRILVLDDALSAVDTHTEARILTDLKDVLAGRISFIISHRVSAVMDADLILVLDDGRIVERGAHADLLARGGTYARLHRRQLLEEDLDPGLARAG; encoded by the coding sequence ATGAGCCACCTCCGCGCCGTCCTCCCCTACTTCCGTCCCTACCGGCGCGGCATGGCCCTGGGGCTCTTCCTGGTCGTGCTGGCGAACGTCTTCCAGACCGTGCAGCCCTGGCTGGTCAAGCTCGCCGTCGATGCGCTGGGCGATTCCGGCACCACGCCGGCCGATCTGCTGCGCCTCGCCGGTCTGCTGGTCCTCGCCGCCCTCCTGGGCGGTGCGGCCCGCTACGGCATGCGCGAGCTGCTGAACGGCGTCAGCCGCCGCATGGAGTGCGATCTGCGCGACGACCTCTTCGCGCATCTCCAGCGCCTCGACGCCTCCTTCTTCGGCAAGTACCGGACCGGGGACCTGATGACGCGGGCGGCGCAGGATACGTCCGCCGTCCGCATGGCGGTGGGGCCCGCCATCATGTACGCCGTCAACACGATCGTGGGCTTCGCCTTCGGCCTGACGCTCATGCTGTGGATCAGTCCCCGGCTCACCGCCTGGGCTCTGGTGCCCATGGTGCTGCTCCCCGTCTCTGTCCTCTTTTTCGGACGGATCATCCACCGCCGCTACGAGCAGATCCAGGAGCAGCTCTCCACGCTCTCCACCATGGTGCAGGAGAACCTGACCGGGGTGCGCATCGTGCGCGCCTACGTACAGGAGGATGCGCAGCGTGCCCGCTTCGGCGAGCTCAACCGCGAGTACATGCAACGCAACGTCGACCTGGTGCGCGCCTCGGGGTTGTTCCACCCCCTGCTCTCGCTGCTCGCCGGCGGCGGCATCGTGATCGTCCTGTGGGTGGGCGGCCTGGAGATCATCGCCGGCCGGATCACCATCGGGGACTTCGTCGCCTTCGTGACGTACCTGGGCATGCTGACCTGGCCGCTGATCGCGCTCGGGTGGGTCGTCAACCTGTTCCAGCGCGGCGCGGCCTCCATGGGGCGCCTGAACCGCATCCTGGCCCTGCACCCCGCCATCGACACCGCGGCCGACGCCGTCCCCCTGCCCGACGGCCCGCTCACGCTCGAGTTCCGGGGCGTGGGCTTCCGCTATCCCGACACCGAGCGGGTCGTGCTGGACGACGTGAGCTTCCGCGTCGAGCCCGGCATGCGCGTCGCGGTGGTGGGCCCCACGGGCTCCGGGAAGAGCACGCTGGTGTCGCTGCTGCCCCGGCTCTACGACCCCACGGACGGGGAGATCCTGCTGAACGGCATCCCGCTGCCGCGCTACGACCTGCACGCGCTACGACACGCGATCGGCTTCGTGCCCCAGGACGCCTTCCTGTTCTCGACGTCCATCCGGGCCAACCTGGCGCTGGGCCTGGACGCCGGGCAGCCCGACACGGAGGCGCGCGTGGAGGACGCGGCGCGCGTGGCGCAGCTGGACGAGACCGTGCGCGACTTCCCGCGCGGCTACGACACCGCGCTGGGCGAGCGCGGCATCAACCTCTCGGGCGGACAGAAGCAGCGGGCCACGCTCGCACGCGCGCTGGCGCGCGATCCGCGCATCCTCGTGCTCGACGACGCGCTGAGCGCCGTGGACACGCACACGGAGGCGCGCATCCTCACCGACCTCAAGGACGTGCTGGCCGGCCGCATCTCCTTCATCATCTCCCACCGGGTCTCGGCGGTGATGGACGCGGACCTGATCCTGGTCCTGGACGACGGGCGGATCGTGGAGCGCGGTGCCCACGCGGACCTGCTCGCGCGGGGCGGCACGTACGCGCGCCTGCACCGACGCCAGCTCCTGGAGGAGGACCTGGATCCGGGGTTGGCGCGCGCAGGCTGA
- a CDS encoding FtsX-like permease family protein, whose protein sequence is MPSGGEIALRMALGAEPTEILRWVGRHAALLVGTGLAVGVPAAWSVSRALRGLLYGVSPYDPLAVVAAAAGVVGLAAAAAGLPLRRATRVDAARELVRR, encoded by the coding sequence TTGCCCTCCGGGGGGGAGATCGCGCTGCGCATGGCCCTGGGCGCCGAGCCGACCGAGATCCTGCGCTGGGTCGGCCGCCACGCCGCGCTGCTGGTGGGGACCGGTCTGGCGGTCGGGGTGCCGGCCGCGTGGAGCGTCTCCCGCGCGCTGCGGGGCCTGCTGTACGGCGTCTCCCCCTACGACCCGCTGGCCGTGGTGGCTGCGGCCGCCGGCGTGGTGGGGCTGGCGGCCGCAGCGGCCGGACTGCCGCTGCGGCGCGCTACGCGCGTCGACGCCGCCCGGGAGCTGGTCCGACGCTGA